Proteins encoded by one window of Synechococcus sp. MVIR-18-1:
- a CDS encoding HAD family hydrolase produces MGFRLLHLHLHGLFRSHDLELGRDADTGGQTLYVLELVRSLAARAEVDRVDVVTRLIQDRRVSADYAQPVEAIAAGAGIQRFAFGPKRYLRKELLWPYLEDLADQLVVHLQKPEHRPDWIHAHYADAGYVGALLSRRLGIPLVFTGHSLGREKQRRLLAAGGDHQQLEQTYSISRRIDAEELALAHADLVITSTRQECDQQYSRYGGFRADRAQVVPPGVDARRFHPGSVEAEVSDVEGLLTPFLRQPELPPLLAISRAVRRKNIPALVEAFGRSAVLRQRHNLVLVLGCREDPRQMEKQQRDVFQQVFDLVDRYDLYGRIAYPKQHRRDQIPAIYRWAAERRGLFVNPALTEPFGLTLLEAAACGLPMVATDDGGPRDILARCDNGLLADVTDREALQDALECAGSDLQRWSRWSDNGVEAVSRHFSWDAHVCSYLALMQVRLLSVTQPMVLPSSQTASTGGFQPLGDRLLLLDLDRSLEQPDGDALEVLREQLERCALGILSGRSLPAARQRFAELLLPEPKVWITGAGTEIHYGQESAPDLFWSAQIGADWDRAGVERALADLTDHIELQRPEQQGSFKLSYTIRDAREEILPLIRQRLRQRQQAARPQLRCHWFLDVLPLRASRSEAIRFLALRWGLPLEQILVVASEQGDGELVCGRPATVVLGDHDPCLDDFRQQQRVYFASRSQLPGVLEGIQHYRFLGGRARHDQSFT; encoded by the coding sequence GTGGGTTTTCGGCTTCTTCATCTCCATCTTCACGGACTGTTCCGCTCCCATGATCTGGAGCTGGGACGGGACGCCGATACCGGAGGTCAAACCCTCTATGTGCTCGAACTGGTGCGCAGCCTTGCAGCTCGGGCTGAAGTGGATCGCGTTGACGTGGTGACGCGCCTGATTCAAGACCGGCGGGTTTCAGCTGATTACGCCCAGCCCGTTGAAGCGATTGCTGCCGGTGCCGGCATCCAGCGTTTTGCCTTCGGTCCTAAGCGCTACCTCCGCAAGGAATTGCTTTGGCCCTATCTCGAGGATCTCGCTGATCAGCTTGTGGTGCATCTTCAGAAGCCTGAACATCGACCGGATTGGATTCATGCGCACTACGCCGATGCTGGTTACGTCGGGGCCCTGCTGAGTCGTCGTCTTGGCATTCCCTTGGTGTTCACAGGCCATTCCCTTGGTCGTGAGAAGCAGCGTCGACTCTTAGCTGCAGGTGGGGACCATCAACAGCTCGAGCAGACCTATTCGATCAGCCGTCGCATTGATGCGGAGGAGTTAGCACTGGCTCATGCCGATCTGGTGATTACCAGTACGCGCCAGGAATGTGATCAGCAGTATTCCCGATACGGCGGATTTCGTGCTGATCGGGCTCAGGTGGTTCCTCCCGGCGTGGACGCACGCCGCTTTCACCCTGGTTCGGTGGAGGCAGAAGTGAGTGACGTTGAGGGACTCTTAACGCCTTTCTTGCGTCAGCCTGAGCTTCCACCGCTGTTGGCGATTTCTAGGGCTGTTCGTCGTAAGAACATTCCCGCTCTGGTTGAGGCGTTTGGCCGGTCTGCTGTCTTACGGCAACGCCACAATTTGGTGCTGGTGCTGGGCTGTCGGGAGGATCCCCGCCAGATGGAGAAACAGCAGCGCGATGTGTTTCAGCAGGTGTTTGATCTTGTTGATCGCTATGACCTCTACGGCCGTATTGCCTATCCCAAGCAGCATCGTCGCGATCAGATTCCTGCCATCTATCGCTGGGCTGCTGAGCGCCGCGGCCTCTTTGTGAATCCTGCGCTGACGGAGCCGTTTGGACTCACCTTGTTGGAAGCTGCCGCTTGCGGACTGCCGATGGTGGCGACAGATGACGGAGGTCCAAGGGACATCCTTGCCCGCTGTGACAACGGATTACTGGCAGATGTGACGGATCGTGAGGCCCTTCAAGATGCTTTGGAGTGTGCGGGTTCTGATCTTCAACGCTGGAGCCGCTGGAGTGACAACGGCGTGGAGGCGGTCAGTCGCCATTTCAGCTGGGATGCCCACGTTTGCTCTTACCTGGCATTAATGCAGGTGAGACTGCTCTCGGTGACGCAGCCAATGGTGTTGCCATCCAGTCAGACCGCCTCCACTGGAGGTTTCCAGCCCTTGGGCGATCGCTTGCTGTTGCTTGATCTCGATCGCAGTTTGGAACAGCCCGATGGAGATGCTCTCGAGGTTTTGCGTGAGCAGCTCGAGCGCTGTGCTCTAGGGATCCTGTCAGGCCGTTCGTTGCCTGCTGCCAGACAACGGTTTGCGGAGTTGTTGTTACCGGAACCGAAGGTTTGGATCACAGGGGCTGGTACGGAGATTCACTACGGCCAGGAGAGTGCGCCTGATTTGTTTTGGTCGGCTCAGATTGGAGCGGATTGGGACCGAGCAGGTGTGGAACGTGCATTGGCAGACCTCACCGATCACATCGAATTGCAGCGACCTGAGCAGCAAGGTTCGTTCAAGCTGAGTTACACCATTCGCGATGCTCGAGAAGAGATCCTTCCCTTGATCCGGCAACGTCTGCGCCAGCGCCAGCAGGCTGCGCGTCCCCAGCTTCGCTGCCATTGGTTTCTAGATGTGCTGCCCCTGCGGGCATCCCGTAGCGAAGCAATCCGTTTTCTCGCTCTGCGCTGGGGGCTTCCATTGGAACAGATCTTGGTTGTGGCCAGTGAACAGGGAGATGGCGAGTTGGTTTGTGGTCGACCCGCCACCGTTGTTTTGGGCGATCACGATCCTTGTCTGGATGATTTTCGACAGCAACAGCGTGTGTACTTTGCGAGTCGCTCCCAATTGCCTGGCGTGCTGGAGGGCATCCAGCACTATCGGTTTTTGGGCGGACGAGCCCGGCATGATCAGTCCTTCACCTGA
- the purT gene encoding formate-dependent phosphoribosylglycinamide formyltransferase, whose product MSNFPKTVMLLGSGELGKEVAIAAQRLGCHVIACDRYAGAPAMQVADQAEVLTMTDPNALKAVVNTHQPDVLIPEIEALAVDALQDLEDNGICVIPTARATAVTMNRDRIRNLAAGELGLRTARFAYASDAQELHRAAAPLGWPVVVKPVMSSSGKGQSVVHSAAELDQAWEIAMAGARGSSAQVIVEEFLEFDLEITLLTIRQRDGTTLFCPPIGHQQANGDYQCSWQPASISPSQLQQAQTMARTVTDNLGGAGLFGVEFFLCGDEVVFSELSPRPHDTGLVTLISQNLSEFDLHLRAVLGLPIPSITAADAAASRVILAESQGNEVAFSGVEQALSEPDTNLLLFGKQEARPGRRMGVALARGTDLNEALAKADRCAAAVKVQVKD is encoded by the coding sequence ATGTCGAACTTCCCAAAGACAGTGATGCTGCTCGGTAGCGGCGAACTGGGCAAAGAGGTGGCGATCGCTGCCCAGAGATTGGGTTGCCATGTCATCGCCTGCGACCGTTATGCGGGTGCGCCAGCGATGCAGGTCGCAGATCAGGCCGAGGTGCTGACCATGACCGATCCAAACGCCCTAAAAGCTGTTGTGAACACACATCAGCCGGATGTGTTGATCCCGGAAATCGAAGCGCTGGCCGTGGACGCCCTTCAAGATCTGGAAGACAACGGCATCTGCGTGATTCCCACCGCCAGGGCCACTGCCGTAACGATGAACCGTGACCGAATCAGAAATCTTGCTGCTGGTGAACTCGGGCTACGGACCGCACGCTTTGCCTATGCCTCCGATGCGCAGGAGCTCCACCGTGCCGCCGCACCGTTGGGTTGGCCTGTAGTCGTCAAACCAGTGATGAGTTCATCAGGGAAAGGCCAAAGCGTGGTTCACTCCGCTGCTGAATTAGATCAGGCCTGGGAGATTGCCATGGCAGGAGCACGAGGCAGCTCCGCCCAGGTCATCGTGGAGGAATTTCTTGAGTTTGATCTTGAAATCACGCTGCTCACCATCCGTCAACGCGATGGAACCACCCTGTTTTGCCCACCGATCGGTCATCAACAAGCCAATGGCGACTACCAATGCAGTTGGCAACCCGCGTCAATCTCGCCAAGCCAACTGCAACAAGCGCAAACGATGGCCCGCACTGTCACAGACAACCTTGGCGGCGCAGGTCTATTCGGGGTGGAGTTTTTCTTATGCGGCGATGAGGTGGTGTTTTCCGAGCTCTCTCCAAGACCCCATGACACTGGTCTCGTGACTCTAATTAGCCAAAATTTAAGCGAATTCGACCTGCATCTCCGTGCCGTGTTGGGGCTTCCCATCCCATCGATCACTGCTGCCGATGCTGCGGCCAGCCGCGTCATCCTGGCCGAAAGCCAGGGAAACGAGGTCGCATTCAGTGGCGTGGAACAAGCCCTCTCGGAGCCAGACACCAACCTTCTGCTCTTTGGCAAACAAGAGGCTCGGCCAGGACGTCGGATGGGCGTGGCTTTGGCCCGCGGCACTGATCTCAACGAAGCTTTAGCTAAGGCAGATCGCTGTGCAGCAGCAGTGAAGGTTCAGGTGAAGGACTGA
- a CDS encoding alpha/beta fold hydrolase, translated as MTFFSDRCSDGVRSAALASVLSVSLAGSVSAVERLTIDLPLLDVNVSLNLKGARTTAELIEANPDLQELDQAGDGSVSRLLGQFLTAPLPQRTSSVLEQSVGHPLLEQALLTASQLVKVEGLPADTSGQMLSDALQAAYRDGEPNVLGLLRRVPGESLSIDFQALAFNAKRLRDNQDDARALVQKGTAMTPAPKSLAESGAEGWTRAEIRFPVAHRSEALDITVLTPEGTSNGKLVVISHGLWDEPESFEGWGRLLAANGYIVLLPDHPGSDAKQQKQLLDGASPPPSSEELRLRPLDVSALLDGVEAGTLLKGQQIAVEDVAVVGHSWGATTALQLSGLQTTSRKLKTRCQDPRDPDRSLSWVLQCSWLSRADQGSLADPRVKAAVVVSPPMRLLFDEESGPSLQAKVLLVSGTKDWVVPSDPEAVVPLKGGNPLANGHRLVLASGGTHFNLWAPVDQKEAPILGPLILAWINEQLAVPSSHTFSGGGWGHASVPLVDVTGQL; from the coding sequence ATGACTTTTTTCTCTGATCGTTGCAGTGATGGTGTTCGTTCCGCTGCGTTGGCGTCCGTACTGAGTGTTTCATTAGCTGGATCCGTTTCAGCAGTCGAACGACTGACGATTGATCTGCCACTTTTGGATGTGAATGTCTCTTTGAATCTGAAGGGGGCACGCACAACGGCGGAGTTGATTGAGGCCAACCCTGATCTCCAGGAATTAGATCAAGCGGGCGATGGTTCTGTGTCCCGATTGCTTGGCCAGTTCCTTACCGCACCTCTTCCCCAGCGCACATCAAGCGTGTTGGAACAATCGGTGGGCCATCCACTGCTTGAGCAAGCTTTATTGACGGCTTCCCAGTTGGTGAAGGTGGAGGGTTTGCCGGCGGATACCAGTGGACAAATGTTGTCAGATGCTCTGCAAGCCGCCTATCGCGATGGAGAGCCCAATGTGTTGGGCTTGCTTCGTCGCGTCCCGGGTGAGTCGTTATCCATCGACTTTCAGGCCTTGGCTTTTAACGCCAAACGCTTACGGGACAATCAAGATGATGCCCGCGCACTGGTTCAGAAAGGAACAGCGATGACCCCAGCGCCAAAGTCGTTGGCTGAATCAGGGGCTGAGGGTTGGACACGGGCAGAGATTCGCTTTCCTGTGGCCCATCGCTCTGAAGCTCTCGACATCACTGTTTTGACGCCAGAGGGAACCTCGAACGGGAAGCTTGTGGTGATTTCCCATGGCTTGTGGGATGAGCCAGAAAGTTTTGAAGGTTGGGGCCGCTTGCTTGCTGCTAATGGATACATAGTCCTTCTTCCAGATCATCCAGGCAGCGACGCCAAGCAGCAAAAGCAACTACTTGATGGAGCCTCGCCCCCGCCGAGTTCTGAGGAGCTACGGTTGCGTCCTCTGGATGTTTCAGCTCTCCTGGATGGAGTGGAAGCTGGCACCCTGTTGAAAGGACAGCAGATTGCTGTTGAAGATGTAGCTGTTGTGGGCCATTCATGGGGTGCCACAACGGCGTTGCAATTGAGTGGTTTACAAACCACCAGCAGGAAGCTGAAAACGCGTTGTCAGGATCCTCGTGACCCAGATCGAAGTCTCAGTTGGGTGTTGCAATGCAGCTGGTTGTCGCGAGCTGATCAGGGATCATTGGCTGACCCTCGAGTCAAGGCAGCCGTCGTGGTCAGTCCACCCATGAGACTTCTTTTTGATGAGGAGAGCGGCCCCTCCCTTCAGGCCAAGGTGTTGTTGGTGAGTGGAACCAAAGACTGGGTGGTTCCCTCCGATCCTGAGGCTGTGGTGCCATTGAAGGGAGGTAACCCACTGGCCAATGGGCATCGCCTTGTGCTCGCCTCAGGTGGCACCCATTTCAATCTTTGGGCGCCTGTGGATCAGAAGGAAGCCCCGATTCTTGGGCCGCTCATTTTGGCTTGGATTAACGAACAGCTGGCTGTTCCCTCCTCCCATACTTTTAGTGGCGGTGGTTGGGGCCATGCGTCCGTCCCCTTGGTGGATGTCACTGGACAGCTCTAA